The sequence below is a genomic window from Candidatus Cloacimonas sp..
TGGGTAAGCGATGGAAAGATCTATATTAGATCAGCCCACACAATTCCTTTGTCCACATCCACTTTGTAAATAACGATTTTCACTATCTCTGCGTGTGTGTAACTATCACATTTGGCGGAGATTACAAATCCCCAGGGGATTAGTTCCAAGCGCAAATATCCTTTTTCAAATGTTCTTACGCAAGCATCCAACGGAGTATTTAAGTAGTTCTGTCGGATAAATTGCAGCACCCAATAATGTTCACTCTTATGGGCTATTTCCTTCAAATATTGAAGATGTTTTTCAATATAAGGAATCTCGAACTCCAGCTCCTCTTGCGTAAAGGGTATTTTTTCTTTATTTAGCATAGCTAAAATCTGGCTCTGATTGACTAAATCCACATACCTACGCAAAGGAGAAGTTAAATGGGTGTATGCTTTCACACCAATTCCGCTATGAAATTCAGGATGAGTGGAAAGATATGCCTTGTTAACAAAAAAATTGGTGGCAATGTCTTCGTAATGATTGATATTGCGATAAATAATCGGTAAGTTTGATTTTAAGGCATAATCTGCTAATGCGGAATTATACAGAATCATTAATTCTTCAATCATTTTGCGGGCTGGACTTTGTGTATCTACGCATTTTGCTTCCAACCCTTTAGCGGTAGCCCTGATATAATAATAAAAGCGTTTATTTTCCGGGATGGAATCTGCTTCTCTCTTTGTTGCCAATGCGTTACAAAATTTGGATAAAGTGGCGAAGGGTTCGTTGGCAATATCTCGCTCCACTTCATTATAACTGTAATTGGCAGAAATAGATATATTTTTGCGGCTAATTTCCGTTCGTTTAATCGCTAAATTCTTATCCACCCAAACAGTTAAAGCTAAAACCGGACGCACTGCATTTTCCAGCAAACAAAGTTCCTGTTCAGAATATTTGGGAGGAAATAAAGGTATAACTGCATTGGCAGTATATAATGTCACCACTCTTTTTTTGGCTTCGGCAAAGAGAGCTCCTTTCAGATTAAGCCGTTCAGCA
It includes:
- a CDS encoding RNB domain-containing ribonuclease; its protein translation is MEDIPLDKFVAYYERGILKFGYVTAGNNRYYEIITESNTHFTLPAERFILISKEKYPADARAMFFSQVSENEAILPKLNFNFMQQREYTLSEIAERLNWLSDAQRFALLKYLRENPAQFHYKKDKYRLKTVEETALYTEMLKEQEMEKQFLQEIDGWFKGAKLSEQVQHKLYCLLPELNNEKKHKELRQLILAKYAQLKPEEAIIQFRMDCGEMPDNIDPVIAQSGIPIGFSDLLNKEKLQPEDNLVAEETSFCIDEDTTRDYDDAISIVKKGSLWKIGIYVSSVAERLNLKGALFAEAKKRVVTLYTANAVIPLFPPKYSEQELCLLENAVRPVLALTVWVDKNLAIKRTEISRKNISISANYSYNEVERDIANEPFATLSKFCNALATKREADSIPENKRFYYYIRATAKGLEAKCVDTQSPARKMIEELMILYNSALADYALKSNLPIIYRNINHYEDIATNFFVNKAYLSTHPEFHSGIGVKAYTHLTSPLRRYVDLVNQSQILAMLNKEKIPFTQEELEFEIPYIEKHLQYLKEIAHKSEHYWVLQFIRQNYLNTPLDACVRTFEKGYLRLELIPWGFVISAKCDSYTHAEIVKIVIYKVDVDKGIVWADLI